The following proteins are encoded in a genomic region of Arthrobacter jiangjiafuii:
- a CDS encoding type 1 glutamine amidotransferase translates to MTEDQSAAEEKSITILQLYPREMNIYGDWGNVLVLKQRLKWYGYRANVLEYNVGDEFPAGVDLLVGGGGQDSGQVVIQDDLQALAPTLRAMAEDDVPMLAICGLYQLFGRFFKTHTGTVIPGIGLLDLETHGGTERLIGNVLSVSEEFGEIHGYENHSGQTFLGPGVKPLAEVRKGEGNNAKDNFEGARYRNIVASYLHGSLLPKNPAIADFLIKAAAIRKYGSFEPAPPSAKDLEELAKLSELARQHAGQRPR, encoded by the coding sequence ATGACCGAGGACCAGAGCGCAGCCGAAGAGAAAAGCATCACCATCCTGCAGCTGTATCCGCGAGAGATGAACATCTACGGCGACTGGGGCAACGTCCTGGTCCTGAAGCAGCGCCTGAAATGGTACGGCTACCGGGCCAACGTCCTGGAATACAACGTGGGCGACGAGTTCCCCGCCGGGGTCGACCTCCTGGTGGGCGGCGGCGGGCAGGACAGCGGGCAGGTGGTCATCCAGGATGACCTGCAGGCGCTGGCCCCCACCCTGCGGGCCATGGCAGAGGACGACGTTCCCATGCTCGCGATCTGCGGGCTGTACCAGCTTTTCGGCCGGTTCTTCAAGACGCACACCGGCACCGTGATCCCGGGCATCGGCCTGCTGGACCTGGAAACGCACGGCGGCACCGAGCGGCTGATCGGCAACGTGCTCTCGGTCAGCGAGGAGTTCGGCGAGATCCACGGCTACGAAAACCACAGCGGCCAGACCTTCCTGGGCCCGGGCGTCAAACCGCTGGCCGAGGTCCGCAAGGGCGAAGGCAACAACGCCAAGGACAACTTCGAGGGCGCCCGCTACCGCAATATCGTAGCCAGCTACCTGCACGGCTCGCTGCTGCCCAAGAACCCTGCCATTGCGGACTTCCTGATCAAGGCGGCAGCGATCCGCAAGTACGGCAGCTTCGAGCCGGCCCCGCCGTCGGCGAAGGACCTGGAGGAGCTGGCGAAGCTCTCGGAGCTGGCACGGCAGCACGCCGGGCAGCGGCCGCGGTAA
- the dhaL gene encoding dihydroxyacetone kinase subunit DhaL, protein MSSTDLADVEFVVRSLARTAVDQEKTFGDLDAVVGDGDLGYSLARGFEKVLADWDSFKRDDVATFLQQIALAISSRIGGTSGPLWGTAFLRASAAAKTTETIDGPAVVAMLRGATDGIKARGNADLGDKTLLDALIPATDELERQLAAGASPVACRAAFAAKTRECADATSQLEARRGRASYSGERSIGSPDAGAAAVAIIVERMVADWP, encoded by the coding sequence ATGAGCAGCACTGATCTGGCCGACGTCGAGTTCGTTGTCCGCTCCCTGGCCCGGACTGCCGTCGACCAGGAAAAAACGTTCGGCGATCTTGACGCTGTGGTGGGCGACGGCGACCTCGGGTACTCCCTCGCCCGCGGCTTCGAGAAGGTCCTGGCAGATTGGGACTCGTTCAAGCGCGACGACGTCGCTACCTTCCTGCAGCAGATAGCGCTCGCCATCTCCAGCAGGATCGGCGGAACCTCCGGTCCGCTGTGGGGCACGGCGTTCCTGCGGGCGTCAGCTGCCGCAAAGACGACGGAGACGATCGACGGCCCTGCCGTTGTCGCCATGCTGCGCGGGGCCACCGACGGTATCAAGGCACGGGGCAACGCCGACCTCGGCGACAAGACCCTGCTGGACGCCCTGATACCCGCGACTGATGAACTCGAGCGCCAACTCGCGGCGGGCGCCTCGCCGGTGGCATGCCGTGCTGCTTTTGCTGCCAAGACCCGTGAGTGCGCCGACGCAACCTCGCAGCTGGAAGCCAGGCGGGGCCGGGCAAGCTACAGCGGAGAGCGCAGCATCGGTTCCCCGGACGCAGGGGCGGCGGCGGTCGCCATCATCGTCGAACGCATGGTCGCCGACTGGCCCTAA
- a CDS encoding class II fructose-bisphosphate aldolase: MGVVPLKETVDPAFRERYGVPAINIFNDLTMEGVLAGAVEANSPVILQTSVKTVRSIGSRVLFDMWQSMTRGIEVPVTLHLDHCPDRAVITECLKAGWNSVLFDASNLPVEENQRQTVEVVAEARSYGAQVEGEIEAITGVEDDHGSDDVSKQQSLDVALAFIDATGIDVFAPSIGNAHGSYKAAPVLDAERVTQIVEARNVPIALHGGSGLSAEQFTDLIARGCAKVNISTALKETYMKSSLAFLKEAEQNSKWDPPSLFKHTQADVVSMVTGLCAQFGSAGKGGR, encoded by the coding sequence GTGGGCGTTGTACCGCTGAAGGAAACTGTTGATCCGGCGTTCCGGGAGCGCTACGGCGTGCCTGCCATCAACATCTTCAACGACCTGACTATGGAGGGCGTGCTCGCAGGTGCCGTGGAGGCGAACTCGCCTGTGATCCTGCAAACCTCGGTCAAGACCGTGCGCAGCATCGGGTCGCGGGTCCTCTTTGACATGTGGCAGTCGATGACGCGCGGCATCGAGGTGCCCGTCACGCTGCATTTGGACCATTGCCCCGACCGCGCGGTGATCACCGAGTGCCTCAAGGCCGGCTGGAACTCGGTGCTCTTCGACGCTTCCAACCTCCCCGTCGAGGAGAACCAGCGCCAGACCGTCGAGGTCGTCGCCGAAGCCCGCAGCTACGGCGCCCAGGTGGAGGGCGAGATTGAGGCCATCACCGGCGTCGAGGATGACCACGGGTCCGACGACGTCTCCAAGCAGCAGAGCCTCGACGTTGCACTCGCCTTCATTGATGCCACCGGGATCGATGTCTTCGCCCCCTCGATCGGCAACGCCCATGGCAGCTACAAGGCGGCACCCGTGCTCGACGCAGAACGCGTCACGCAGATCGTCGAAGCACGCAACGTGCCCATCGCCCTGCACGGCGGCAGCGGTCTCAGCGCCGAGCAGTTCACGGACCTCATCGCCCGCGGCTGCGCGAAGGTCAACATCTCCACTGCGCTCAAGGAGACGTACATGAAGTCCAGCCTGGCATTCCTCAAGGAGGCCGAGCAGAACAGCAAATGGGATCCGCCGTCGCTGTTCAAACACACCCAAGCCGATGTCGTCTCCATGGTCACCGGTCTCTGTGCGCAGTTCGGCAGCGCGGGCAAGGGCGGCCGCTGA
- a CDS encoding Mur ligase family protein, whose translation MSSFSILIGKLVRSASKLRGGGSALPGLVVEKIDPDFIRRTLADLPLGVAVVSGTNGKTTTTKMVVELLESQGMKVFTNRTGSNFTRGVAAALLGEVDWRGRLDADVAVLELDEAHAVHFVKLIAPRYSLLLNVLRDQLDRFGEIDKTTRLLEAIARATTGTVVLNREDPRVASIAESLDGQDVRYFGLDSSLRSTFPNDDEMRGSKAEALAAVLPADVVLERVSETDADFRVDDAVVTTGLKLRGVYNIFNAAAALALARVITGPQVNSETLFTALAQVEPAFGRGESLVVNGQPLELVLVKNPSGFRLGLKSFAAHGYSTMIAINDNYADGRDMSWLWDVDFETLAQGGVDMISGSRAYDMALRLKYDDVPVADIDPDITEALKKFISVAGQSPMRIFCTYTAMLAVRRELSKITTVEVVS comes from the coding sequence ATGAGTTCTTTCTCCATCCTGATTGGCAAGCTGGTCCGCAGTGCCTCAAAACTGCGCGGCGGCGGCTCTGCGCTGCCCGGTCTGGTGGTGGAGAAAATCGACCCGGATTTCATCCGCCGCACCCTGGCAGACCTGCCGCTGGGCGTGGCGGTGGTCTCCGGCACCAACGGCAAGACCACCACCACCAAGATGGTGGTTGAGCTGCTCGAATCCCAGGGCATGAAAGTCTTCACCAACCGCACCGGCAGCAACTTCACCCGCGGTGTCGCTGCGGCCCTGTTGGGCGAGGTGGACTGGCGCGGACGCCTGGATGCCGACGTCGCCGTCCTGGAACTGGACGAGGCGCACGCCGTGCACTTCGTGAAGCTGATCGCGCCGCGCTATTCGCTGCTGCTGAACGTGCTCCGCGACCAGTTGGACCGTTTTGGCGAGATCGACAAGACCACACGGTTGCTCGAAGCCATTGCCCGGGCGACCACCGGCACCGTGGTGCTCAACCGCGAGGATCCGCGCGTTGCGTCCATCGCGGAGTCCCTGGACGGCCAGGACGTCCGCTACTTTGGCCTCGATTCCTCACTGCGCAGCACCTTCCCGAACGACGACGAGATGCGCGGCTCCAAGGCCGAGGCGCTGGCGGCGGTGCTTCCCGCCGACGTCGTCCTTGAACGCGTGTCCGAAACCGATGCCGACTTCCGCGTGGATGACGCGGTGGTCACCACCGGCCTGAAGCTGCGCGGGGTCTACAACATCTTCAACGCCGCCGCCGCACTGGCGCTGGCCCGCGTCATCACCGGTCCGCAGGTCAACTCCGAGACCCTGTTCACTGCCCTGGCGCAGGTGGAGCCGGCCTTCGGGCGCGGCGAATCCCTGGTGGTCAACGGGCAGCCGCTCGAGCTGGTGCTGGTGAAGAACCCCAGCGGCTTCCGGCTCGGGCTGAAGTCCTTCGCGGCGCACGGCTATTCGACCATGATCGCGATCAACGACAACTATGCCGACGGCCGGGACATGTCCTGGCTGTGGGACGTGGATTTCGAAACCCTCGCCCAGGGCGGCGTGGACATGATCAGCGGATCCCGCGCCTATGACATGGCCCTGCGCCTGAAGTACGACGATGTGCCGGTGGCGGACATTGATCCGGACATCACCGAGGCACTGAAGAAGTTCATCAGCGTTGCCGGCCAGAGCCCGATGCGGATCTTCTGCACCTACACGGCCATGCTCGCGGTGCGCCGGGAACTTTCCAAGATCACGACAGTAGAGGTGGTCTCATGA
- a CDS encoding YebC/PmpR family DNA-binding transcriptional regulator produces MSGHSKWATTKHKKAVVDAKRAKSFAKLIKNIEVAARAGGADMAGNPGLELAVSKAKKTSVPIDNINRAVKRGAGLLGEAVDYQTIMYEGYGPQGTALLIECLTDNKNRAASEVRLAVTRNGGNMGDPGSVAYMFTRKGVVTLPKKDLTEDDLLMAVLDAGADEVKESGENFEIVSEAADLRAVVAALDEAGIEYDTDEAEFLPSMHVELDADNARKFLKLVDAVEDLDDVQNVYSNADIPAEVFAQLEDD; encoded by the coding sequence ATGTCGGGCCACTCTAAATGGGCAACCACCAAGCACAAGAAGGCCGTCGTTGACGCCAAGCGTGCCAAGTCGTTCGCCAAGCTGATCAAGAACATCGAAGTTGCCGCCCGCGCCGGCGGCGCCGACATGGCAGGGAACCCCGGCCTGGAACTCGCCGTCTCGAAGGCCAAGAAAACCTCTGTTCCCATCGACAACATCAACCGCGCGGTCAAGCGCGGCGCCGGCCTGCTGGGTGAAGCGGTCGACTACCAGACCATCATGTACGAGGGCTACGGCCCGCAGGGCACCGCACTGCTGATCGAGTGCCTCACCGACAACAAGAACCGCGCCGCCTCCGAGGTGCGCCTGGCGGTGACCCGCAACGGCGGCAACATGGGGGACCCCGGATCGGTGGCCTACATGTTCACCCGCAAGGGCGTGGTGACCCTGCCCAAGAAGGACCTCACCGAGGATGACCTCCTGATGGCAGTGCTCGACGCCGGCGCCGACGAGGTCAAGGAATCCGGAGAGAACTTCGAGATCGTCTCCGAGGCAGCAGACCTGCGGGCCGTCGTTGCCGCGCTCGACGAGGCAGGCATCGAGTACGACACCGATGAAGCCGAGTTCCTTCCCTCCATGCATGTGGAGCTGGACGCCGACAACGCCCGGAAGTTCCTGAAGCTCGTAGACGCAGTGGAGGACCTGGACGACGTCCAGAACGTGTACTCCAACGCCGACATTCCGGCCGAGGTCTTCGCCCAGCTCGAAGACGACTGA
- a CDS encoding HAD-IA family hydrolase: MPALIFDCDGVLADTEQYGHLPAFNQTFADFGVPVQWSVEEYAEKVKIGGGKERMRSILTPSLAQTLGLQDDDAVNSAVLSWHRRKTEVYKALVESGIMPARPGVARIARAAHDAGWTLAVASTSAEPAVRAVLAHTVGDDLAAHFSVFAGDVVPAKKPAPDIYLFALKELGAAQPDVIVVEDSANGLRAAVKAGLRTVVTVSGFTREEDFTGAALVVSSLGDPGREQAEVLADPYGVHPSGTVTLATLRELLVLPAMSHETETP; the protein is encoded by the coding sequence ATGCCCGCCCTCATCTTCGACTGCGACGGCGTGCTCGCCGACACCGAACAGTACGGGCATCTGCCCGCCTTCAACCAGACCTTCGCCGACTTCGGAGTTCCCGTGCAGTGGTCGGTGGAGGAGTACGCCGAGAAGGTGAAGATCGGCGGAGGCAAGGAGCGGATGCGCAGCATCCTCACGCCGTCGCTCGCGCAAACGCTGGGCCTGCAGGACGACGACGCCGTCAACAGCGCGGTTCTCTCCTGGCATCGGCGCAAGACCGAGGTCTACAAGGCACTGGTGGAGAGCGGTATTATGCCCGCGCGGCCGGGCGTCGCGCGGATCGCGCGGGCAGCGCACGACGCCGGGTGGACACTGGCCGTCGCCTCCACCTCGGCAGAACCCGCTGTTCGTGCCGTCCTGGCACACACCGTCGGGGATGATCTCGCTGCGCACTTCTCCGTCTTCGCCGGGGACGTGGTGCCGGCGAAAAAGCCTGCACCGGATATTTACCTCTTCGCCCTCAAAGAGCTCGGCGCCGCACAGCCGGACGTGATCGTCGTGGAGGACAGCGCGAACGGGCTTCGTGCCGCCGTCAAAGCCGGACTTCGTACCGTCGTGACCGTGAGCGGCTTCACCCGCGAGGAGGACTTCACGGGCGCGGCACTCGTGGTCTCCTCGTTGGGCGATCCCGGGCGAGAACAGGCCGAGGTGCTCGCCGACCCGTATGGCGTCCATCCATCCGGCACCGTCACCCTCGCCACCCTGCGGGAGCTGCTTGTCCTCCCCGCCATGAGCCATGAAACGGAGACACCATGA
- a CDS encoding LuxR C-terminal-related transcriptional regulator, with translation MPRITHSRLSRAPFPELVRITELAGDLAGQFELVPLLERVLGHAVALLGCESGSISIVHEAEGYYRKEVDQGVGCHQGQTFSLTEGLTGQIVTTRGTVILDCYASVSAGHIAPDDPRWRSAVIGVPIAWDGAIIGTFAIFSNGPGRVFTAEEASLVELFADHAAIAIMNSRLHQAAAAKEREAAVAGERERAVQEVHETIGRSLGSLLLHLDRADKATPGGSPSIAHIDSARVLAHEALFEARRTVLGLAPSSLAGTTIEEAVRQEIDSVSAGHPIAITFLVTGEQHDLAPVVAHQLFMVIKEAVANVVAHSRATTCRIGIFYEQAGLTIVVEDNGCGFRPPNPATGLGSTQGSQLGLHGIAARAHYLRGELQVDSTPGWGTGIRVQVPYSSNGDASRERWKVLVACTQPLIRAGLVRLLETSEPSVQVLGELSTLEDLTESVSLLQPDLVVLDDLLLRQYAQVRSTGGETVERPVVVVIDSPTDEQLALSASSGVRGFITLSSTPAEVARVVVAAARGDALLNGTIFSRLAEGRDAAEPGMNIPRLTAREQQVLNLLAEGLADKQIATRLGISVKTVQKHVGAMLRKTGARNRTMLVTGAAGPASEGGRAR, from the coding sequence TTGCCCCGCATCACCCACAGCCGCCTAAGCCGCGCCCCGTTCCCGGAACTGGTCCGCATCACCGAACTCGCCGGCGACCTCGCCGGGCAATTCGAACTGGTGCCCCTCCTCGAACGCGTGCTTGGGCATGCCGTCGCCCTCCTCGGCTGTGAGAGCGGATCCATCTCAATCGTGCACGAAGCCGAGGGGTACTACCGCAAGGAAGTGGACCAAGGCGTCGGCTGCCACCAGGGCCAGACGTTTTCGCTGACCGAAGGCCTTACGGGCCAGATCGTCACGACGCGGGGAACGGTCATCCTCGACTGCTATGCGTCTGTGTCTGCAGGGCATATCGCTCCCGACGATCCGAGGTGGCGGAGCGCCGTCATCGGAGTGCCGATTGCGTGGGACGGCGCCATTATCGGTACCTTTGCCATCTTCAGCAACGGCCCCGGCCGCGTCTTCACCGCCGAAGAGGCCTCCCTTGTGGAACTCTTTGCCGACCACGCCGCCATCGCCATCATGAACAGCAGGCTCCATCAGGCCGCCGCGGCAAAGGAGCGTGAAGCCGCGGTCGCCGGTGAACGGGAACGGGCTGTGCAGGAGGTCCACGAAACCATCGGCCGGTCGCTGGGCTCGCTCCTGCTCCACCTCGACCGCGCAGACAAGGCGACGCCGGGCGGCTCTCCCTCGATTGCGCACATCGACTCCGCACGTGTGCTCGCCCACGAGGCTCTCTTCGAGGCCCGGCGCACTGTGCTTGGCCTCGCTCCTTCCAGCCTTGCCGGCACCACGATCGAGGAAGCGGTTCGGCAGGAAATCGACTCGGTGAGTGCCGGTCATCCCATCGCCATTACGTTCCTCGTCACCGGCGAGCAGCACGATCTGGCGCCCGTGGTGGCGCACCAGCTCTTCATGGTGATCAAGGAAGCCGTGGCCAACGTCGTCGCCCACTCCCGTGCCACCACTTGCCGGATCGGGATCTTCTACGAGCAAGCAGGCTTGACGATCGTCGTGGAGGACAACGGGTGCGGATTCCGGCCCCCGAACCCCGCGACCGGCCTGGGAAGCACACAGGGCAGCCAGCTCGGCCTGCACGGCATAGCCGCCCGCGCACACTATCTGCGGGGCGAGCTCCAGGTGGACTCAACGCCGGGCTGGGGTACCGGCATCCGCGTACAGGTGCCGTATTCCTCCAACGGCGATGCGTCCCGGGAACGCTGGAAAGTGCTGGTGGCGTGCACCCAACCTCTCATCCGGGCAGGGCTCGTCCGGCTGCTCGAAACCTCCGAGCCGTCCGTGCAGGTCCTCGGCGAGCTCAGCACGTTGGAGGACCTCACCGAATCGGTGTCGCTGCTCCAACCGGACCTGGTTGTCCTCGATGACCTCCTGCTGCGCCAATATGCGCAGGTGCGGTCAACCGGCGGTGAGACGGTCGAGCGGCCCGTCGTCGTTGTTATCGATTCCCCGACCGATGAGCAGCTGGCACTTTCGGCGTCGTCGGGCGTGCGGGGCTTCATCACTTTGTCCTCGACTCCCGCCGAGGTGGCGCGCGTCGTCGTTGCGGCCGCCCGCGGGGACGCCCTGCTGAACGGGACGATCTTCAGCCGCCTCGCGGAGGGCCGCGACGCCGCTGAGCCGGGCATGAACATCCCCCGCCTGACCGCCCGGGAACAGCAGGTGTTGAACCTCCTGGCCGAGGGCCTGGCAGACAAGCAGATCGCCACGCGCCTTGGCATCTCCGTGAAAACGGTTCAGAAGCATGTGGGCGCAATGCTTCGGAAGACCGGTGCCCGCAACCGCACCATGCTGGTGACCGGAGCAGCAGGACCAGCCTCAGAAGGCGGCCGCGCCCGCTGA
- a CDS encoding GlcG/HbpS family heme-binding protein: protein MPQGSVLETITSKEARSVIDAAAAKATEIGQPMDIAVVDAGGNLKAHVRMDGANIGSITIAINKAYTAIAFQCETGDLQGVTRPDGPIYGLNDAHGGRLAVFPGGIPLVRDGSIMGAIGVSTGTVEQDQEVASAGAAAF from the coding sequence ATGCCGCAGGGATCAGTGCTCGAGACCATCACTTCCAAGGAAGCCCGCAGCGTTATCGACGCCGCCGCAGCGAAGGCCACGGAAATCGGCCAGCCCATGGACATCGCCGTCGTCGACGCCGGCGGAAACCTTAAGGCGCACGTCCGGATGGACGGCGCCAACATCGGCAGTATCACCATCGCGATCAACAAGGCCTACACGGCCATCGCGTTCCAGTGCGAGACCGGCGACCTGCAGGGCGTCACCCGGCCGGACGGTCCTATCTACGGGTTGAATGACGCGCACGGCGGCCGGCTCGCGGTGTTCCCGGGCGGCATCCCGCTGGTGCGCGATGGCAGCATCATGGGCGCCATCGGCGTCTCCACCGGCACCGTTGAGCAGGACCAGGAGGTCGCCTCAGCGGGCGCGGCCGCCTTCTGA
- the ruvA gene encoding Holliday junction branch migration protein RuvA, giving the protein MIASLRGTVTHVGLHSAVIDVNGLGMLVQATPQTLGSLHVGREALVQTAMIVREDSMTLYGFTDPDQREVFETLLSVSGVGPRIALGVLAVHTPEAIRVAASTGDDKAFSKVSGIGPKGARRIVLELADKLVPLGTAENPAAAHWQDQVLAAMTGLGWTEKDATAAIDAAVAEAPEIAAAGNVGEILKLTLRRLGTDGARARAPRRQVN; this is encoded by the coding sequence ATGATCGCATCCCTGCGCGGGACAGTAACGCACGTTGGCCTGCACTCGGCAGTGATCGACGTTAATGGTTTGGGGATGCTGGTCCAGGCCACGCCGCAAACCCTCGGCTCCCTGCATGTGGGCCGGGAAGCACTGGTCCAGACGGCCATGATTGTCCGCGAGGACTCGATGACCCTCTACGGCTTCACCGACCCCGACCAGCGCGAAGTCTTTGAAACCCTGCTCAGCGTCTCCGGCGTTGGCCCGCGGATCGCCCTGGGGGTCCTGGCCGTCCACACGCCGGAAGCCATCCGTGTGGCTGCTTCCACCGGCGACGACAAGGCCTTCAGCAAGGTTTCCGGCATCGGGCCCAAAGGCGCCCGCCGCATCGTGCTGGAACTGGCGGACAAGCTGGTGCCGCTCGGCACTGCCGAAAATCCCGCTGCCGCGCATTGGCAGGACCAGGTGCTGGCTGCCATGACCGGCCTGGGCTGGACGGAGAAGGACGCCACTGCGGCCATCGACGCCGCCGTCGCCGAGGCTCCGGAAATCGCCGCCGCCGGCAACGTGGGCGAAATCCTGAAACTGACGCTGCGCCGCCTGGGCACCGACGGCGCCCGCGCCCGCGCACCCCGCCGGCAGGTGAACTAG
- the ruvC gene encoding crossover junction endodeoxyribonuclease RuvC, whose protein sequence is MSLRVLGVDPGLTRCGLGVVDVERNRRATLVAVGVVGTEAGTALDARLLVIAEAIDLWLDTHKPDVLAVERVFSQLNVSTVMGTAQASGVVIAAAARRGIPVALHTPTEVKAAVTGSGGANKDAVGKMVTKILRLDAPPKPADAADALALALTHAWRRGVAGPGQTTAGSASGARAIARPPTAGLTPAQRLWAEAEARARR, encoded by the coding sequence GTGAGCCTGCGCGTCCTGGGTGTTGACCCGGGCCTGACCCGGTGCGGCCTGGGCGTGGTCGACGTCGAGCGCAACCGCCGCGCCACCTTGGTGGCCGTTGGCGTGGTCGGCACCGAGGCGGGAACCGCCCTGGACGCGCGGCTGCTGGTCATTGCCGAGGCAATCGATCTTTGGCTGGACACCCACAAACCCGATGTCCTGGCCGTGGAGCGGGTTTTCAGCCAGCTCAATGTCAGCACCGTCATGGGTACCGCGCAGGCCTCCGGAGTGGTGATCGCGGCTGCTGCCCGCCGCGGCATCCCGGTCGCCCTGCACACTCCCACCGAGGTCAAGGCGGCGGTCACGGGATCCGGCGGCGCCAACAAGGACGCCGTGGGCAAAATGGTCACCAAAATCCTGCGGCTGGACGCGCCGCCCAAACCCGCAGATGCCGCCGACGCCCTGGCGCTGGCCCTCACGCACGCCTGGCGGCGCGGCGTGGCAGGACCGGGACAGACGACGGCGGGATCCGCCTCGGGCGCACGGGCCATCGCCAGGCCGCCCACCGCCGGCCTCACCCCGGCCCAGCGTCTCTGGGCCGAAGCCGAAGCCCGGGCCCGGCGCTGA
- the dhaK gene encoding dihydroxyacetone kinase subunit DhaK encodes MKKFVNDPQQFVPDVLEGLALANPDTLKYVPEYNLIMRADGPDQSKVSIIQGSGSGHEPAHVMIVGKGMLDAACPGDVFAAPPLDYVYETTKLMASPKGVLLLVNNYTGDKMVFEMAQEMSSAEGMEVKTLFINDDVSVEDSTYTIGRRGVAGNFFVIKAVAAAAERGAGLDEVIRIGEKVNSVTRTMGVALTACTPPAKGSPLFELGEDEMEIGVGIHGEPGRRRAKMMGASEIVEELLDPVVRDLPFGDGDRVALMVNGLGGTPISELYLLYGLAHKRLADQGISVGRSYVGEYCTSLDMAGASITLVKLDDEIESLLMDPAEIPIRVF; translated from the coding sequence ATGAAAAAGTTCGTCAACGATCCGCAGCAGTTCGTCCCGGATGTACTCGAGGGCCTCGCCCTCGCTAACCCGGACACCCTGAAGTACGTGCCGGAGTACAACCTGATCATGCGTGCCGACGGCCCGGACCAGAGCAAGGTCTCCATCATCCAGGGATCGGGCTCAGGGCACGAGCCGGCGCACGTGATGATCGTCGGTAAGGGCATGCTCGACGCCGCCTGCCCGGGCGACGTGTTCGCCGCGCCACCGCTCGATTACGTGTACGAGACCACCAAGCTCATGGCCTCGCCCAAGGGCGTGCTGCTGTTGGTGAACAACTACACGGGCGACAAGATGGTGTTCGAAATGGCGCAGGAGATGTCCTCAGCCGAAGGCATGGAGGTCAAGACGCTCTTCATCAACGACGACGTTTCCGTTGAGGACTCCACCTACACGATCGGCCGGCGCGGTGTGGCCGGTAACTTTTTCGTCATCAAGGCCGTGGCCGCCGCCGCCGAGCGGGGTGCGGGCCTTGATGAAGTGATCCGCATCGGCGAGAAGGTTAATTCCGTGACCCGGACGATGGGTGTTGCCCTGACCGCCTGCACTCCGCCGGCGAAGGGGAGTCCGCTGTTTGAGCTCGGCGAGGACGAGATGGAGATCGGCGTGGGCATCCACGGCGAGCCGGGCCGGCGCAGGGCGAAGATGATGGGTGCCAGCGAGATTGTCGAGGAGCTCCTCGACCCGGTGGTGCGTGACTTGCCCTTTGGTGATGGAGACCGTGTGGCGCTTATGGTCAACGGACTCGGCGGTACTCCGATCAGCGAGCTGTACCTGCTGTACGGGTTGGCGCACAAGCGTCTCGCGGATCAGGGCATCAGCGTGGGCCGCAGCTATGTGGGAGAGTACTGCACCTCCCTGGATATGGCTGGTGCGTCCATCACGCTGGTGAAGCTCGACGACGAGATCGAGTCGCTGCTGATGGATCCGGCGGAGATCCCCATCCGGGTCTTCTAG